The nucleotide window GCACGATGCAGCTCGATGTCGCGACGCTGCAGGCCGTGCGTGCGGAACCGCCCTGCGCCACATAGCGGCGTTCGGGCCAGCGACGGACGAAGCGCCGCTTCTCCGCCATGAGAGCGGCGAGCGACAGGGTGCGGCCGTGGAATCGGACGCGCTCGGCATAGAAGCGAGGTGCGGCCGCGACCATGCCGTCACCAGGAGCCGAGACGGCGTCGAGATAATCCTCGTTCAGCCTCTGGGCCTTGCCGGCCCATTCCGGGAAGCGGTCGTCGGAGGCCATGGCCATGCCGGGGGCGACGGTGAGCGGCAATGCGTTCGGCGGGACCTGCGAAAGCCGGCGATGGGAGCGCCGGACACCCGAATCCGCCTGACGGATGCTGCGACGGGCGCGCAGCGGCGCCTCGGCACGTTTCTCGTCGACGGCGGAGGCGCCTGAATCGGCCGTCATGGTGTCGGGCTTCGTCGCCTGAGATGCGCTGCCCTGCAGGTTCTCTTTGGCAGCCGGCGGCGAGGCGGGCTTGGCCTCGGCTTTCGGCTCGGGCTTCTGGTCCGCCTTGGCTGGAGGATCGACCCAGGCCGGGCGAGTCTGAGCTCCGGCGCTGCCGGTGGAGAGCAGGGCGCCGAGGAGGGCGGCCGAGCAGGTGGAGACAAGACCGTGGCGCATGGCATCTCACCGCTGTCGCGAACGACGTGGAGGGTGGGCACGACCGCATCGGAGCGCCCGGCCTGGGGGAAACGTCAAGGTGGGGCTTTCGGTTGCTCTCGTGAGTGGGTCCACTCGCGACGCAGACGCGCCCTGCGGCGAGGACTAGCACGCCGGGTCGCCGACCGGCCGCCAAAGGCGTCATTCCCCGCGCTATGCCCGCTGTTCCCAGCCCATCGGCGACCGATGCCCGCCGAGCCGGCCTGCCCCCATCTCCGGTAAAGCCTCTTCGGCCGAAGCTCCCTTCTGACGAAGACCCCTTGCCATCGCCGCGCAAGGGCCCACCTCTGAAGAGCTTGACGGGTCCGGGCCCCTCTGGCGGCCGAGGCGTCGGCCGCGATGTCGGACCCCTTCTTTGCCTTTGCGCTCACGCGGCGCGAACGCACCGGGGGGTTCTGACACAGGTGGTTGTTGCAATGATTTCGCGCGGCATCTCGGGATGCCCATCGGTCGAGGCCGCCGCGTGAGCGCCGCCTCCCCGCGCCGGGCGCTCCTCCTCGTCAATCCGAACGCGCGCAATGGCACGTTCTCCCTCGATACCGTCCGCGATGCCTTGCGCGACGCCGGCATCGAGCCGTTCGAACCGCCGGGCGATCCCGATTGCACGGCGGTCATCAAGCGCCATGCGAAAGGCTGCGATCTCGTCATCCTCGGCGGCGGCGACGGCACCATGAATTCGGCCGCCCCCGCTCTGGTCGAGACCGGCCTGCCCCTGGGCATCCTGCCGCTCGGCACCGCCAACGATCTTGCCCGCTCCCTCGGCCTGCCCACCGATCCGGTGGAGGCGGCGCGCCTCATCGGCACGGCGCAGCCGCAGCCGGTCGATCTCGGCTGGGTCAACGGCCGCTATTACTTCAACGTGGCGAGCATCGGCTTTTCGGCCGAACTGGCCGGCGACCTCACTGCCGAATCGAAGAAGAAGTGGGGCACCCTCGGCTACGCCATCGCCGCCATGCGGGTCCTGCGACGGGTGCGCCCGTTCACGGTCTATCTCGAACATGACGGGCAGACCGAGACCATCACCACGATCCAGGTCTCGGTCGGCAACGGCCGCCACTATGGCGGCGGGATGACGGTGGAGGAGACGGCGACCGTCGATGACGGAAAGCTCGATTTCTACAGCCTCGAAGTCACGCATTGGTGGCGGCTTCTCGCGCTCCTGCCGGCCCTTCGCCGAGGCACTCAGGGCAAGGCCGCCGATGTGCGGGCCTTCAACACCACCGAGATCGTGGTGAAGACCAAGAAGCCGAGGCCGGTGAACACGGACGGGGAATTGTCCACCTACACGCCGGCCCATTTCAAGGTCGTGCCCAAGGCCATCCGGATCTATGCGCCCGAGCCCTCCGAGCGCCCCGGCATCATCCCCACAGCGTCCTGATATCCCGCTGCTTCCCGACCTGACGACGTTCGAGGTTCTCTTCCCGTGGATTCCCTATTTCAACTCGCCGCAGACCCCACCGCGTGGGTGGCGCTCGCCACCCTCATCGTGATGGAGGTGGTGCTCGGCATCGACAACCTGATCTTCATCTCGATCCTCACCAACAAGCTGCCGGCCCATCAGCAGACCAAGGCGCGCCGCATCGGCATCGGCCTCGCCCTGATCCTGCGCCTCGGCCTGCTCGGCACCGTCGCCTACATCGTCCACCTGACCCAGCCGGTCTTCGAGATCTTCGGGAAGGCCTTCTCCTGGCGGGACATGATCCTGATCGGCGGCGGCCTGTTCCTGCTGTGGAAGGCCACGAAGGAGATCCACGAGAGCGTCGACCCCGATGACGGCCACGAGGACGCGTCGACGTCGCCGGTGGTGATGAGTTTCGCCGCCGCGGTCGGCCAGATCCTGGTCCTCGATCTCGTCTTCTCCATCGACAGCATCATCACGGCGGTCGGCATGACCGACCATGTGCCGATCATGGTGATCGCCGTCATCACCGCCGTCACCGTCATGCTTCTGGCGGCCGACCCGCTGGCACGCTTCATCGCCGCCAACCCGACCGTGGTGATGCTGGCGCTCGGCTTCCTCATCATGATCGGCATGACGCTGATCGCCGAGGGCTTCGGCGCCCACGTGCCCAAGGGCTACATCTACACCGCCATGGCCTTCTCGGCCGGCGTGGAGGGGCTCAACCTTCTCGCCAGACGCCGGAAGCGGGGCAAGAAGGCGGGGGAGCCCGGCTAGGACCGCATCGGTTCCGGCGGATGCCGGTTGAGGGCGAAGGGCCAACGTGCCGTCACTGCCCTCGACCGGACCGCCGATCTCGACATGGCCCTGGTCGCTGTCGTCATTGCCGAACTTCGCCGAAGGGCGTGAGATCGGTGGGGTCGACGGTCACGTCGAGGCTGCTGCCACGAGAGCCGAGCCGGTAGGCGTCGGCCGGACCGCCTAGGAAGGGGGCCGCCTCGACGCCGACTGCTTCTAATCCGGAGAGGTCTCGGGCACGCGGGGTCGGCTCGGCCCGACCTGACGGAGGCCGTGCCAGAAGATGCCGCCAGAGCGATCGAACCCGCGGACCTAGACCGAGTGGTAGCGCGGATCGAAGCCGAACACGTTCGCGGGGACACCCGTCGCGTCGCTGAGAGAAGCGACGCTCGTTTTTTTGACGCCGCTCCCCACGGTTATCAAGTAAAAATTGTTATTGTGTAATGACTTAGAATGGCTCGTGCTACAGAATCGGCTCACGCAGAGCAGATGTCTCGCGGGCGCAGATGGCCTGGTCGGGTGGCGAGCCTTCCTGGGAGAGGTTCTTTGCGAGTTCGACGCGCGCGCGATCGAAATCCGCACGGTAGCCTGCATCGCCCTGGAGCGAGCTGACGACGACGCTGGCGGTCGTGCGTCCAGCCTCGACATCGCTCGCCCAATGCACGCCGCAGACGATCCGGTTCTCGCCGTAAGCCTTACCGCGCACGAAGAACTGCGTCGCCTTCTCGGGCACCAGGGCCGCGAGGATGGAGGCGTAGGCCCAGCCTTGGGTCGCGTGGCTCGAGGGGAAGCTGTAGGCGTCCCCGAGTTCGCGCGTGCGCGCCACGCAGATCTCGGCCTCGTTGCCGACGAAGGGACGCAGGCGGCGATAATGCTCCTTGAGCGAGCGGGTGGCGCGGCTGATGTCGAGGCGGGTCCGTTCCAGCAGCGTCATCAGGGCCGGCGAGCGCGACTGGTCGATCTTGCGGCCGAGCACGCAGGCGAAATCGTCGAGGATGGCCGACGGTCCGTCGGCGACATCGGCAGTCGCGAGTTCCCAGCGTGGGCTGCCCTTGAGGGCGCGGGTCGCCGAGAAGGCGGTCTTGTCCGCGGTCTCGGCGGCCGATTGTCCACGAGGCGGCGGCGGCAGGATCGCGACGGTATCCGGTGCCGTGGCATCGGACAGGTAGGGCGCGCGTGCCGCGACCCCCGGCGTCAACGATGTCGTCGCCACGGCCGGCGCGGAACGGGGCTTCTGATCGGCGGCCTTCTTCTCGACGGCGTTCGGGGCGGGAGCCTGCGCCCAGGCAGGGGACGTCGTCAGGGCTACCGAGGTCAAGGCTGTCGAGGTCAAGGCTGCCGACGTGAAGGCGAGCGACGCGAGAGCGGGAAGCAGGGGAGACATGGCGGCGGCTCTGGATGAAAGGCGTCGGGATTGGCAAGCGACAGGAGAGCCATAGGGTTCCTGAACGACACTCGTATGGCGCCCGGAGCGCATGACATTTCGCCAATCCGTAACGAGATCGGTCAGGAATCGCCGTTCTCGGCGTCTCTTGGCGTCTCTTGGCGCCCTACCCGATGCCGGCGCGGATCGCGGCGGCGACTTCGCCCGGATATTCCTCGTGCGGGCTCAAGGCCCCCGGCACCGATGCCTTGGCGACGTTGCCTGAGGCGAT belongs to Methylobacterium sp. 77 and includes:
- a CDS encoding phosphatase PAP2 family protein; the protein is MSPLLPALASLAFTSAALTSTALTSVALTTSPAWAQAPAPNAVEKKAADQKPRSAPAVATTSLTPGVAARAPYLSDATAPDTVAILPPPPRGQSAAETADKTAFSATRALKGSPRWELATADVADGPSAILDDFACVLGRKIDQSRSPALMTLLERTRLDISRATRSLKEHYRRLRPFVGNEAEICVARTRELGDAYSFPSSHATQGWAYASILAALVPEKATQFFVRGKAYGENRIVCGVHWASDVEAGRTTASVVVSSLQGDAGYRADFDRARVELAKNLSQEGSPPDQAICARETSALREPIL
- a CDS encoding lipid kinase, translating into MPIGRGRRVSAASPRRALLLVNPNARNGTFSLDTVRDALRDAGIEPFEPPGDPDCTAVIKRHAKGCDLVILGGGDGTMNSAAPALVETGLPLGILPLGTANDLARSLGLPTDPVEAARLIGTAQPQPVDLGWVNGRYYFNVASIGFSAELAGDLTAESKKKWGTLGYAIAAMRVLRRVRPFTVYLEHDGQTETITTIQVSVGNGRHYGGGMTVEETATVDDGKLDFYSLEVTHWWRLLALLPALRRGTQGKAADVRAFNTTEIVVKTKKPRPVNTDGELSTYTPAHFKVVPKAIRIYAPEPSERPGIIPTAS
- a CDS encoding TerC family protein, which codes for MDSLFQLAADPTAWVALATLIVMEVVLGIDNLIFISILTNKLPAHQQTKARRIGIGLALILRLGLLGTVAYIVHLTQPVFEIFGKAFSWRDMILIGGGLFLLWKATKEIHESVDPDDGHEDASTSPVVMSFAAAVGQILVLDLVFSIDSIITAVGMTDHVPIMVIAVITAVTVMLLAADPLARFIAANPTVVMLALGFLIMIGMTLIAEGFGAHVPKGYIYTAMAFSAGVEGLNLLARRRKRGKKAGEPG